A genomic region of Burkholderia humptydooensis contains the following coding sequences:
- a CDS encoding YceI family protein — protein sequence MGAAGSSAKAVVAALACAVGAWLAPGVGAADAAGASGVSGVSGVLGAADASRPSGTSAPAGAADVSGAEPAGTLAASPHPAPRYRLDPRHSGVTFRVDNFWHAHLTMRFTRMHAELAGGDDDRLASRVDVTVDAASLGANVPFVAALVKGSAMLDVARYPEIRFVGTRFERTGAATARLTGDLTIRATTRPITLAVRFDAGQPGADARDGGERDSAWRREARGRREFGPYDARTRDAALGDADSPDAMPRDADASRIVPSGNAVRQRAARRGTEPPESPEPRESPGRPTPDAARTLAFVADGHFSRTAFGLSRWLPAVGDDVQLRIRAEFVRARAGP from the coding sequence ATGGGGGCCGCCGGTTCATCCGCGAAAGCAGTCGTCGCGGCGCTTGCGTGCGCGGTCGGCGCGTGGCTCGCGCCGGGCGTGGGCGCGGCGGATGCGGCGGGTGCGTCGGGCGTCTCGGGCGTCTCGGGCGTGTTGGGCGCGGCGGATGCGTCACGCCCGTCAGGCACGTCGGCTCCGGCCGGCGCGGCAGACGTGTCCGGCGCCGAGCCGGCCGGCACGCTCGCCGCGTCGCCGCATCCCGCTCCGCGCTACCGGCTCGACCCTCGGCACTCCGGCGTCACGTTCCGCGTCGACAATTTCTGGCACGCGCATCTGACGATGCGCTTCACGCGAATGCACGCGGAACTGGCCGGCGGCGACGACGATCGGCTCGCGAGCCGCGTCGACGTGACGGTCGATGCGGCGAGCCTCGGCGCGAACGTGCCGTTCGTCGCCGCGCTCGTGAAGGGTTCGGCGATGCTCGACGTCGCGCGCTACCCGGAGATCCGCTTCGTCGGCACGCGATTCGAGCGCACCGGCGCGGCGACGGCCCGCTTGACCGGCGATCTGACGATCCGCGCGACGACGCGGCCGATCACGCTCGCCGTGCGCTTCGACGCCGGGCAGCCGGGCGCCGACGCGCGCGACGGCGGCGAGCGCGACTCGGCCTGGCGGCGCGAGGCGCGGGGCCGGCGCGAATTCGGGCCATATGACGCGCGCACGCGCGATGCGGCGCTGGGCGATGCCGATTCGCCCGATGCGATGCCGCGCGACGCGGATGCGAGCCGCATCGTCCCGAGCGGCAACGCCGTTCGGCAGCGCGCGGCCCGGCGCGGCACCGAACCGCCGGAATCGCCCGAACCGCGCGAATCGCCCGGGCGACCCACGCCCGACGCGGCGCGCACGCTCGCGTTCGTCGCGGACGGTCACTTCAGCCGGACCGCGTTCGGCCTGTCGCGCTGGCTGCCCGCCGTCGGCGACGACGTGCAACTGCGCATTCGCGCCGAGTTTGTCAGGGCGCGCGCAGGTCCGTAA
- a CDS encoding anti-sigma factor family protein: protein MSDDPDPTVAPESDEPGLFALSAFVDGELPDAERRAIAERLAADPRAAGVVSHYRAQRAALRALFADPVAQRSGPCIVLRVRTPWWRRAAFAGGALAAGVALGWLGGALAPQWGAPAGVQAAFAHEADHAYAVYAPDARHPVEIAGGRDGALAAWLSTRVGRRIAAPSLDEYGFALLGGRLLPGATGPAAQFMYENAAGGRLALYVSASSQRETAVRLLRDGERRTFYWVSERTAYALSGQIAEDRLRAIAADVCGELGGHPERWR, encoded by the coding sequence ATGAGCGACGATCCCGATCCCACCGTCGCACCGGAATCCGACGAACCGGGGCTTTTCGCGCTGTCGGCGTTCGTCGACGGCGAACTGCCCGACGCGGAGCGCCGCGCGATCGCCGAGCGGCTCGCGGCAGACCCACGCGCGGCCGGCGTCGTGTCGCACTATCGCGCGCAGCGCGCGGCGCTGCGGGCGTTGTTCGCCGATCCCGTCGCGCAGCGCAGCGGCCCATGCATCGTGCTGCGCGTGCGCACGCCGTGGTGGCGGCGCGCCGCGTTCGCGGGCGGCGCGCTGGCGGCGGGCGTCGCACTCGGCTGGCTGGGCGGTGCGCTCGCGCCGCAATGGGGCGCGCCCGCGGGCGTGCAGGCTGCGTTCGCGCATGAGGCGGATCACGCGTATGCGGTCTACGCGCCCGACGCGCGCCATCCGGTCGAGATCGCAGGCGGCCGCGACGGCGCGCTCGCCGCCTGGCTGTCGACGCGCGTCGGCCGCCGGATCGCCGCGCCTTCGCTCGACGAGTACGGTTTCGCGCTGCTCGGCGGACGGCTGCTGCCGGGCGCGACCGGCCCCGCCGCGCAGTTCATGTATGAAAACGCGGCCGGGGGACGGCTCGCGCTCTACGTGAGCGCGTCCTCGCAGCGCGAGACGGCGGTCCGGCTGCTGCGCGACGGCGAGCGGCGCACGTTCTACTGGGTCAGCGAACGCACCGCGTACGCGCTCTCCGGCCAGATCGCCGAAGACCGGCTGCGCGCGATCGCGGCCGACGTCTGCGGCGAGCTCGGCGGCCATCCGGAGCGGTGGCGATAG
- a CDS encoding sigma-70 family RNA polymerase sigma factor, whose protein sequence is MSFESDVVGWLPQLRRYARALTGDPAWADDLVQDTAERALSRMSAFRPDSNLRAWLLTILRHLYIDQLRARREFAVDDDDGPWRTLEAPVGQVDALVLRDVQRMLYRLPLEQREALLLVCVEELSYQEAAAVLGVPVGTVMSRLSRAREHMRALLTDAPLRPPLSFTAARHHR, encoded by the coding sequence GTGAGCTTCGAATCGGACGTCGTCGGCTGGCTGCCGCAGTTGCGCCGCTATGCGCGCGCGCTGACGGGCGATCCCGCGTGGGCCGACGATCTCGTACAGGACACCGCCGAGCGCGCATTGTCGCGAATGAGCGCGTTTCGGCCCGACAGCAACCTGCGCGCGTGGCTGCTGACGATCCTGCGCCACTTGTACATCGATCAGTTGCGCGCGCGCCGCGAATTCGCCGTCGACGACGACGACGGCCCGTGGCGCACGCTCGAGGCGCCCGTCGGCCAGGTCGACGCGCTCGTGCTGCGCGACGTGCAGCGGATGCTGTACCGGCTGCCGCTCGAGCAGCGCGAAGCGCTGCTGCTCGTCTGCGTGGAGGAGCTGAGCTATCAGGAGGCGGCGGCGGTGCTCGGCGTGCCGGTCGGCACGGTGATGTCGCGGCTGTCGCGCGCGCGGGAGCACATGCGCGCGCTGCTGACCGACGCGCCGCTTCGGCCGCCGTTGTCATTCACCGCTGCGAGACATCATCGATGA
- a CDS encoding helix-turn-helix transcriptional regulator — MPERSDRLDFYIRDEATRRAITEPHRHAYFQIQFNLGGDTEQQIGGLTRAFPRGALAFVLPYREHLIAHPPGAHFVVINFSQTFLRADLDVDPLDLEDVSAQRAPELAPFRFQEHLDFILTGAAFDDARRLAQRMLEADRARTFGSVPLLRGYLLQLIGLVCTQYAGPLTKLAQSGAHRTGRRDAFARVLRHVRANLTNDALTLAGTARAAFLSPNYLAHLIRKETGSTFTDLVTERRIALAQSLLAHTTRRIADIAHAVGFRDEGYFSRRFRACVGLSPKEYRDANGALGAADVADVRGARSAAGRGETPGAPGAAGSKGAARAAAKPRA, encoded by the coding sequence ATGCCCGAGCGCAGCGACCGCCTCGATTTCTACATCCGCGACGAGGCCACCCGCCGGGCGATCACCGAGCCGCACCGGCACGCGTACTTCCAGATCCAGTTCAACCTCGGCGGCGACACCGAGCAGCAGATCGGCGGGCTCACGCGAGCGTTCCCGCGCGGCGCGCTCGCGTTCGTGCTGCCGTACCGAGAGCATCTGATTGCGCATCCGCCGGGCGCGCACTTCGTCGTGATCAACTTCTCGCAGACGTTCCTGCGCGCGGATCTCGACGTCGATCCGCTCGATCTCGAGGACGTGTCCGCGCAGCGCGCGCCCGAACTCGCGCCGTTCCGCTTCCAGGAGCACCTCGACTTCATCCTGACGGGCGCGGCGTTCGACGACGCGCGCCGCCTCGCGCAGCGCATGCTCGAAGCGGACCGTGCGCGCACGTTCGGCTCGGTGCCGCTGTTGCGCGGCTACCTGCTGCAATTGATCGGGCTCGTCTGCACGCAGTACGCGGGGCCGCTCACGAAACTCGCGCAAAGCGGCGCGCATCGCACGGGCCGCCGCGACGCGTTCGCACGCGTGCTGCGCCACGTGCGCGCGAACCTGACGAACGACGCGCTGACGCTCGCGGGCACCGCGCGCGCGGCGTTCCTGTCGCCGAACTACCTCGCGCACCTGATCCGCAAGGAGACGGGCAGCACGTTCACCGATCTCGTCACCGAGCGGCGGATCGCGCTCGCGCAATCGCTGCTCGCGCACACGACGCGGCGCATCGCCGACATCGCGCACGCGGTCGGGTTTCGCGACGAAGGCTATTTCTCGCGGCGCTTTCGCGCATGCGTCGGCCTGTCGCCGAAGGAGTACCGCGATGCGAACGGCGCACTCGGCGCGGCCGACGTGGCCGACGTGCGCGGCGCGCGGAGTGCGGCGGGCCGCGGCGAAACGCCGGGCGCGCCCGGCGCGGCCGGCTCGAAAGGCGCGGCGCGGGCGGCCGCGAAGCCGCGCGCGTAG
- a CDS encoding fumarylacetoacetate hydrolase family protein, giving the protein MTDYVFAPPAVPSVEIAGSAARFPVRRVFCVGRNYADHAREMGADPNREPPFFFTKPADAIVPASGTVPYPTLTSDLHHEIELVIAIGRGGRAIAADAALDHVWGYGVGVDLTRRDLQAQAKKAGRPWDWAKGFDASGPLTALHPAASIGHPQRGRIWLAVNGDVRQQGELADMIWPIPDVIAYASRAVELRAGDLIFTGTPAGVAALQPGDRVTGGVDGVASFEFVVGEQPAA; this is encoded by the coding sequence ATGACCGATTACGTATTCGCGCCGCCCGCCGTTCCGTCCGTCGAGATCGCCGGCTCCGCCGCGCGCTTTCCGGTGCGCCGCGTGTTCTGCGTCGGCCGCAACTACGCGGACCACGCGCGCGAGATGGGCGCCGATCCGAACCGCGAGCCGCCGTTCTTCTTCACGAAGCCGGCCGACGCGATCGTGCCCGCGAGCGGCACGGTGCCGTACCCGACGCTCACGTCCGACCTGCATCACGAGATCGAGCTCGTGATCGCGATCGGCCGCGGCGGGCGCGCGATCGCCGCCGACGCGGCACTCGATCACGTGTGGGGCTATGGCGTCGGCGTCGACCTGACGCGGCGCGACTTGCAGGCCCAGGCGAAGAAGGCCGGCCGGCCGTGGGACTGGGCGAAGGGCTTCGACGCGTCGGGCCCGCTGACAGCGCTCCATCCGGCCGCGTCGATCGGCCATCCGCAACGCGGCCGGATCTGGCTCGCGGTCAACGGCGACGTGCGCCAGCAAGGCGAGCTCGCCGACATGATCTGGCCGATTCCCGACGTGATCGCGTATGCGTCGCGCGCGGTCGAGCTGCGCGCGGGCGACCTGATCTTCACCGGCACGCCGGCGGGCGTCGCCGCGTTGCAGCCGGGCGATCGCGTGACAGGGGGCGTCGACGGCGTCGCGTCGTTCGAGTTCGTCGTCGGGGAGCAGCCGGCGGCGTGA
- a CDS encoding GDCCVxC domain-containing (seleno)protein, with protein MNAIVRESVLTCPHCGFARRETMPEDTCLFFYACSACGALLRPKPGDCCVFCSYGSVCCPSRQRRSESDGAAGS; from the coding sequence ATGAATGCGATCGTGCGGGAATCCGTGCTGACTTGTCCGCATTGCGGCTTCGCGCGGCGAGAGACGATGCCGGAGGACACCTGTCTTTTCTTCTACGCATGCAGCGCCTGCGGCGCGTTGCTGCGTCCGAAGCCGGGCGATTGCTGCGTGTTCTGCTCGTACGGATCGGTGTGTTGCCCGTCGAGGCAGAGGCGATCGGAATCGGACGGCGCGGCCGGTTCGTGA
- a CDS encoding DoxX family protein, with protein sequence MTCPIRSGGARRAGCAATLLQLAQRLQRVPDWLLAIPLRLAVATIFWNSAMTKLANWDAALALFRDEYRLPLLPPDVAAYLAVSIELGAPVLLVLGLATRPVALVLLGMTSVIEIFVYPQAWPTHIQWAAMLLVLLCRGAGALSVDHWLRRRWLRAGDARAGT encoded by the coding sequence ATGACGTGCCCGATCCGCTCCGGCGGCGCTCGGCGCGCCGGCTGCGCGGCGACGCTGCTGCAACTGGCGCAGCGGCTCCAGCGCGTGCCCGACTGGCTGCTGGCGATTCCGCTGCGGCTCGCGGTGGCGACGATTTTCTGGAATTCCGCGATGACGAAGCTCGCGAACTGGGACGCGGCGCTCGCGTTGTTTCGCGACGAGTACCGGCTGCCGCTGCTGCCGCCGGACGTGGCCGCGTACCTGGCGGTGTCGATCGAGCTCGGCGCGCCCGTGCTGCTCGTGCTCGGCCTCGCCACGCGGCCCGTGGCGCTGGTGCTGCTCGGCATGACGTCCGTCATCGAGATCTTCGTCTATCCGCAAGCGTGGCCGACGCACATCCAATGGGCGGCGATGCTGCTCGTGCTGCTGTGCCGCGGCGCGGGCGCGCTGTCGGTCGATCACTGGCTGCGGCGGCGCTGGCTGCGGGCGGGCGACGCGCGGGCGGGGACCTAG